A region from the Thermanaeromonas toyohensis ToBE genome encodes:
- a CDS encoding HNH endonuclease produces the protein MVLISDHTKGIYEDKWVGDIFHYTGMGLRGNQSLDFMANAILANSKSNGVEVHLFEVFEKGRYFYQGRVKLAGEPYQTYQTDIDGNMRIVWVFPLKILDGPPVYVPCEYLQHKEEHRKKQARKLSENELQERAAISSGTPGERQVITKVYERNQYVAEYAKRRAKGRCHEPYLETHHIIWLSRGGKDSIDNTVALCPNCHRKMHIVDDPEDIETLKRCIAEDLSSRCES, from the coding sequence TTGGTACTTATATCTGATCATACAAAAGGAATATATGAGGATAAATGGGTTGGAGATATTTTTCATTACACAGGTATGGGGTTACGGGGAAACCAAAGTCTCGACTTTATGGCAAATGCTATACTAGCTAATTCCAAATCAAATGGAGTGGAAGTTCACTTATTTGAAGTATTCGAGAAGGGAAGATATTTTTATCAAGGCAGAGTTAAACTAGCAGGAGAGCCTTACCAGACATACCAAACAGATATTGATGGAAATATGAGGATTGTATGGGTATTTCCACTCAAAATCCTTGATGGTCCACCTGTTTATGTACCTTGTGAATATCTCCAGCATAAGGAAGAACATCGTAAAAAACAAGCTAGGAAATTAAGTGAAAACGAATTACAAGAAAGAGCAGCAATAAGTAGCGGAACCCCTGGAGAGCGACAAGTAATAACAAAAGTCTACGAAAGAAACCAGTACGTGGCTGAATATGCCAAACGTAGAGCTAAGGGAAGATGCCATGAACCTTATTTAGAAACTCATCACATTATATGGTTGTCACGGGGTGGGAAAGACAGTATTGATAATACCGTAGCCCTTTGTCCCAACTGCCATAGGAAAATGCATATAGTGGACGATCCTGAAGATATTGAAACACTTAAGCGGT